In one Melopsittacus undulatus isolate bMelUnd1 chromosome 4, bMelUnd1.mat.Z, whole genome shotgun sequence genomic region, the following are encoded:
- the PSTK gene encoding L-seryl-tRNA(Sec) kinase produces the protein MRMSGARLGLCVLCGLPASGKSTLARGLRRRLPQHQGWACALLTYDELIPPEAFRAREPGAEPDPSLPHWKQSRRELLQCLERLLQALLTGDPLAAPGPTSQPAWERFLACCHRQGLLRSMEGGGHRYCAQTAGSGPLYIILDDNFYYQSMRYEVFQLARKYSLSYCQIFLESPLECCLQRNRLRSHPLPDQTIHLMASKIEMPDLKKNAWEQNSLILQSSDCTSENEQIIALLAAALENPVKQTEENTEQKEADRNICAASAVHQADQTCRRLVSQAMKEARDKNILPSELKSLAEELNKLKAEFLEDVRQGNSLKSQLSVQNQCSDPDTSGISVFQLEAANIVNKYIFK, from the exons atgaggatgagcgGAGCCCGGCTGGGGCTGTGCGTGCTCTGCGGGCTGCCGGCCTCCGGCAAGTCCACCCTGGCCCGCGGCCTCCGCCGCCGCCTGCCGCAGCACCAAGGCTGGGCCTGCGCTCTCCTCACCTACGACGAGCTCATCCCACCGGAGGCCTTCCGCGCACGGGAGCCGGGGGCGGAACCGGACCCATCG CTGCCCCACTGGAAGCAGAGCcggagggagctgctgcagtgcttggAGCGGCTCCTGCAAGCGCTGCTCACCGGGGACCCGCTGGCAGCGCCCGGCCCCACCAGCCAGCCTGCCTGGGAGCGCTTCCTGGCCTGCTGCCACCGGCAAGGGCTGCTCCGCTCAATGGAGGGCGGAGGACATCGTTACTGCGCGCAGACAGCCGGGTCCGGGCCGCTCTACATCATCCTGGATGACAACTTCTATTACCAGAGCATGAGATATGAGGTGTTCCAGCTGGCTCGCAAAT ATTCCTTGAGCTACTGCCAGATATTTTTAGAGTCTCCACTTGAATGCTGCTTGCAGAGAAATCGGCTGAGGAGTCATCCCTTACCTGACCAGACAATACATTTAATGGCAAGCAAAATAGAAATGCCAGatctgaagaaaaatgcttgGGAACAAAACAGCCTCATCCTGCAAAGTTCTGACTGCACTTCAGAGAA TGAGCAGATCATCGctttgctggctgctgcctTGGAAAATCCGGTGAAGCAAACTGAGGAAAACACTGAGCAAAAG GAAGCCGATCGGAACATCTGTGCAGCCAGTGCTGTCCATCAGGCTGACCAGACCTGCAGACGACTTGTCTCTCAGGCAATGAAGGAGGCCAGAG ataaaaACATCCTGCCAAGTGAGCTGAAGAGCCTGGCAGAAGAACTCAACAAACTCAAAGCAGAGTTTTTGGAAGACGTGAGGCAAGGAAATAGTTTGAAAAGCCAACTTTCTGTACAAAATCAGTGTTCTGACCCTGATACATCTGGAATTTCTGTGTTCCAACTGGAGGCAGCCAATATagttaataaatatatttttaaataa